A single Chitinivibrio alkaliphilus ACht1 DNA region contains:
- the cas2 gene encoding CRISPR-associated endonuclease Cas2: MTDSEPKHYVIIYDISDSRRLSRVARILEDSGIRYQKSVFELYIKLGQLLKIKQDIQAVIDAEEDSVIVIPVCEKDWQKQVKYGSNAGIKEDDGTFKLL, from the coding sequence ATGACAGATTCAGAGCCAAAGCACTATGTTATTATCTATGACATATCCGATTCCCGACGGCTTTCACGGGTGGCGAGAATCCTTGAAGATTCGGGTATACGATATCAGAAATCGGTTTTTGAACTCTATATAAAACTGGGGCAGCTCCTTAAAATAAAACAGGATATTCAGGCTGTGATAGATGCGGAGGAAGACAGTGTGATTGTTATTCCTGTGTGTGAGAAAGACTGGCAGAAACAAGTGAAATATGGTAGTAATGCGGGGATTAAAGAAGATGATGGTACCTTTAAACTTCTGTAA
- the cas2 gene encoding CRISPR-associated endonuclease Cas2, whose product MIWLVCYDITHPRRLRRTAKYLEKCGIRVQYSFFQVEMTHGQFERMKKGLLSIIDKKRTSSVFIPFAPIVHKNMR is encoded by the coding sequence ATGATCTGGCTGGTGTGTTACGATATTACCCATCCGCGTCGCCTGCGGCGTACTGCCAAATATCTGGAGAAATGCGGTATTCGTGTACAGTATTCTTTTTTTCAGGTTGAGATGACGCATGGTCAGTTTGAACGTATGAAAAAGGGGCTGCTTTCCATTATTGATAAAAAAAGGACAAGCTCGGTTTTTATCCCATTTGCTCCGATTGTTCACAAAAACATGAGATAA
- the cas1 gene encoding CRISPR-associated endonuclease Cas1: MTTYYIRSDYGSLRRVSDRLKFIPENTGEGKILFPHRMEGLVIMGNTEITSPALKLLMKHGIDTVFLTKHGRYNGKLVFNENKNVFLRKKQFEQLAGNFPRYFARTIVTAKIRNQRGFIQRLIREKDLTGGKEAVRRMDSLLKKVEQTDSMEQLRGYEGSAARIYFSVYGQVFSGEWPVFKGRNSHPPRDEVNAVLSFLYTLIFFRVDAALAAEGLDTYVGYYHSLEYGRRSLTLDMMEQFRVPLADAVCAGLFNRKSLTRDDFRVVTHDDEEDIPGSSLEDGPIEDMKAVLLTKEGVGKTITAFEKKLEQEILYPPQQKRLAWTDIFRKQAAHIKRVIMEEELNFKPLVKTR; the protein is encoded by the coding sequence ATGACCACATATTACATTCGTTCTGATTATGGAAGCCTGCGGCGGGTTTCAGATCGGTTAAAATTTATCCCGGAGAATACCGGTGAAGGAAAGATCCTTTTTCCCCACCGCATGGAGGGGCTGGTGATTATGGGTAATACGGAAATAACGTCACCGGCGTTGAAATTATTGATGAAACACGGCATAGATACGGTGTTTCTCACAAAGCACGGACGGTATAACGGAAAGCTTGTTTTTAACGAAAACAAAAATGTGTTTCTCCGGAAGAAACAGTTTGAACAATTGGCGGGAAATTTTCCGCGGTATTTTGCCAGAACCATTGTTACTGCAAAAATCCGCAATCAACGGGGATTTATTCAGCGCCTTATCAGGGAAAAAGATCTGACAGGAGGCAAGGAAGCTGTCAGGCGAATGGATTCTCTGTTGAAAAAGGTTGAGCAGACTGACTCAATGGAGCAGTTACGCGGGTATGAAGGGAGTGCTGCCCGAATATATTTTTCTGTGTATGGACAGGTTTTTTCAGGGGAATGGCCTGTTTTCAAAGGGCGTAATTCTCATCCGCCGCGTGATGAGGTGAATGCAGTACTCAGTTTCCTTTATACCCTGATTTTTTTCCGTGTTGATGCCGCTCTTGCAGCAGAAGGGCTTGATACCTATGTCGGCTATTATCACAGTCTGGAATACGGCCGGCGCTCCCTTACACTGGATATGATGGAGCAGTTTCGTGTGCCCCTGGCGGATGCAGTCTGTGCCGGTCTTTTTAATCGCAAAAGCCTTACACGGGATGATTTTCGTGTGGTAACCCATGATGATGAAGAGGATATTCCCGGCTCCAGTCTTGAAGATGGCCCCATTGAAGATATGAAGGCGGTGCTTCTGACAAAGGAAGGGGTGGGCAAAACAATCACGGCATTTGAAAAGAAGCTGGAGCAGGAGATTTTGTATCCGCCCCAGCAGAAACGTCTTGCCTGGACTGATATATTCCGCAAACAGGCAGCGCATATTAAGCGGGTGATTATGGAGGAGGAGTTGAATTTTAAGCCACTGGTGAAAACACGATGA
- a CDS encoding CRISPR-associated DxTHG motif protein, whose protein sequence is MSWALISIIGRGRKDEGKEVYQRVDYHFPSGCKKRSSLFFSAVLSSGEYPISSAVLLGTKTSSWGALVEGDAETDDDVEELYFRIEEATEEGGGIGTELLSQLEKYLSWKYSRSVFCAITEHMPSLHNDHYLESIDMYTQVISKITEKKILFDITHGYRSMPFITAAALRFEGAFAKEYDVKYIYGELPEGRVRDLSSLVQYQNITRSVHLFFGRYDGTDLADHAAPNWPGFAKAIRKFSHLMQANFYPHIAEWCRQCGNIAKDKPAGLPFWLERIYMRFVQELHDPLEKHQMLWGKIAVLSTYYFRAHMYGQAIIALHTAVEYYVLEHACCNEQSYDMLKEAYNSFMDDLFAKDPERVKKLHRLRNIRNSIAHGGSPDANGREPQAENLKSQYESFLTTFSQLTGVTYDHILHSF, encoded by the coding sequence ATGAGCTGGGCTTTAATATCCATAATCGGCAGAGGGCGTAAGGATGAAGGCAAGGAGGTATATCAGCGGGTTGATTACCATTTCCCTTCTGGCTGTAAAAAACGGTCGTCCCTGTTTTTTTCGGCAGTACTCTCCTCTGGTGAGTATCCTATTTCGTCTGCTGTTCTCCTTGGTACCAAAACATCCAGCTGGGGCGCTTTGGTTGAAGGCGATGCGGAAACCGATGACGATGTGGAAGAACTGTACTTCCGCATAGAAGAAGCAACGGAAGAAGGTGGTGGTATTGGAACGGAGTTACTATCGCAACTGGAGAAGTATCTTAGCTGGAAATACTCTCGGTCGGTCTTTTGTGCAATTACAGAGCATATGCCATCTCTTCACAATGATCACTACCTCGAATCAATAGATATGTATACGCAGGTTATTTCGAAAATTACAGAGAAAAAGATACTCTTTGATATCACCCACGGTTATCGTTCGATGCCCTTTATTACTGCTGCAGCACTCCGCTTTGAGGGGGCTTTTGCCAAGGAGTACGACGTAAAGTATATCTATGGCGAATTGCCCGAAGGAAGAGTGCGTGACCTCTCTTCATTGGTACAATATCAGAATATTACACGGTCTGTACATCTCTTCTTTGGACGATATGATGGAACTGACCTTGCCGATCATGCGGCCCCAAACTGGCCGGGATTTGCTAAGGCTATTCGTAAATTCAGTCATTTAATGCAGGCCAATTTCTATCCTCATATTGCAGAGTGGTGCCGCCAATGCGGAAATATTGCTAAGGATAAGCCTGCAGGGTTGCCCTTCTGGTTGGAACGAATCTATATGCGTTTTGTTCAGGAGCTTCATGATCCTCTTGAGAAGCATCAAATGCTCTGGGGTAAGATCGCTGTTTTGAGTACCTACTACTTTCGGGCGCATATGTATGGCCAGGCAATTATTGCACTGCATACGGCCGTTGAGTATTATGTGCTCGAGCACGCTTGCTGCAATGAACAGTCCTATGACATGCTCAAAGAGGCGTACAACTCTTTTATGGATGATCTCTTTGCTAAGGATCCCGAAAGGGTCAAGAAGCTGCATCGCCTCAGAAATATACGGAATAGTATTGCCCACGGCGGTTCACCAGATGCTAATGGACGGGAACCTCAAGCTGAAAACCTTAAGAGCCAGTACGAGTCATTTCTAACCACTTTTTCTCAACTTACCGGAGTTACCTATGACCACATATTACATTCGTTCTGA